One genomic window of Etheostoma spectabile isolate EspeVRDwgs_2016 chromosome 7, UIUC_Espe_1.0, whole genome shotgun sequence includes the following:
- the sdf4 gene encoding LOW QUALITY PROTEIN: 45 kDa calcium-binding protein (The sequence of the model RefSeq protein was modified relative to this genomic sequence to represent the inferred CDS: deleted 2 bases in 1 codon), with the protein MAVWRKLWRRNLLAVSLLFSVLLHTLHVHARPANMSAAKEKAPASKDDNEILPPDHLNGVKMEMDGHLNKDFHQEVFLGKEIEEFEEDSEPRRNRKKLIDIFTKVDFNKDRSVSAKEMQRWIMVKTEEHFQEAMEENKNSFRAVDPDGDGHVTWDEYRVKFLASKGFNEKEIAEKIKNNQDLKLDEETQEVLESLKDRWFQADNPPADQLLNEQEFLSFLHPEHSRGMLKYMVKEIVRDLDQDGDKRPCPVHLPVGTVENPGGPAHDDWGPGGKRVSRPSRSDRNGIEPGKWRSTWTR; encoded by the exons ATGGCTGTTTGGAGAAAACTGTGGCGCAGAAACCTCCTGGCAGTGTCTCTGCTTTTCTCCGTCCTGCTCCACACCCTCCACGTGCACGCCCGGCCAGCCAACATGTCGGCCGCTAAAGAAAAGGCTCCAGCCAGCAAGGACGACAACGAGATTCTCCCACCGGACCACCTGAATGGGGTGAAGATGGAGATGGACGGCCACCTAAATAAGGACTTCCACCAGGAGGTTTTCCTGGGTAAGGAGATCGAGGAGTTTGAGGAGGACTCGGAGCCGAGGAGGAACCGGAAGAAGCTGATTGACATTTTCACCAA GGTTGACTTCAACAAGGACCGGAGTGTTAGCGCCAAGGAGATGCAGCGCTGGATTATGGTGAAGACGGAGGAGCACTTCCAGGAGGCCATGGAGGAGAACAAGAACAGTTTCCGTGCCGTCGACCCCGACGGTGATG GTCACGTGACATGGGATGAATACAGAGTCAAATTTCTGGCCAGCAAAGGTTTCAATGAAAAGGAAATTGCtgagaaaataaagaataatcaGGATCTGAAACTGGATGAGGAAA CTCAGGAGGTCTTGGAAAGCCTGAAGGACCGCTGGTTTCAGGCGGACAACCCCCCCGCTGACCAGCTGCTGAATGAGCAGGAGTTCCTGTCGTTCCTCCACCCGGAGCACAGCAGAGGCATGCTCAAATACATGGTCAAGGAGATCGTACGCGACCTGG ACCAGGACGGTGATAAAAGGCCCTGTCCGGTTCATCTCCCT GTGGGGACCGTGGAGAACCCCGGGGGCCCGGCACACGACGACTGGGGCCCGGGAGGAAAAAGGGTTTCGAGGCCCTCTCGCTCGGACCGCAACGGCATCGAACCGGGGAAatggag GAGTACATGGACCCGATGA